The proteins below are encoded in one region of Brassica napus cultivar Da-Ae chromosome A6, Da-Ae, whole genome shotgun sequence:
- the LOC106435553 gene encoding protein LAZ1 isoform X1 → MDISSTLLAYSAPAWASFMAGAFLILTLSLSLYLVFDHLSTYKNPEEQMFLIGVILMVPCYSIESFASLVNPSISVDCGILRDCYESFAMYCFGRYLVACLGGEDRTIEFMQRQGRKSFKTPLLLDHNDDKGTIKHPFPMNLFLKPWRLSHWFYQVVKFGIVQYMIIKSLTALTALILEAFGVYCEGEFKWDCGYPYLAVVLNFSQSWALYCLVQFYGATKDELAHINPLAKFLTFKSIVFLTWWQGVAIALLSSLGLFKSSIAQSLQLKTSVQDFIICIEMGIASVVHLYVFPAKPYGLMGDRFTGSVSVLGDYASVDCPIDPDEIRDSERPTKVRLPHPNVDIRSGMTIKESMRDVFVGGGEYIVKDVRFTVTQAVEPMEKSITKFNEKLHKISQNIKKHDKDKRRVKDDSCMSSSSSSRRVIRGIDDPLLNGSFSDSGVTRTKKHRRKSGYTSAESGGESSSDQAYSGFEVRGRRWITKD, encoded by the exons ATGGATATATCATCAACGCTTCTAGCTTACTCGGCTCCGGCTTGGGCAAGCTTTATGGCCGGTGCTTTTTTGATTCTCACCCTCTCCCTTTCCTTGTATCTTGTCTTCGATCACCTTTCTACTTACAAGAACCCTGAG gagCAAATGTTTTTGATCGGAGTCATCCTCATGGTCCCTTGCTATTCAATTGAGTCT TTTGCATCCCTTGTCAACCCATCCATCAGCGTTGACTGCGGCATTCTACGTGACTGCTATGAATCCTTTGCCATGTACTGTTTTGGTCGCTACCTTGTTGCCTGCTTAGGTGGGGAAGATAGGACCATTGAGTTTATGCAACGACAAGGCCGCAAGAGCTTTAAGACTCCCCTCTTACTTGATCACAATGACGATAAGGGAACTATTAAACATCCTTTCCCTATGAATCTTTTCTTAAAACCCTGGAGGCTCAGTCACTGGTTCTATCAAGTTGTTAAGTTTGGTATCGTTCAATAT ATGATTATAAAGTCTCTCACTGCCCTCACTGCCCTCATTCTTGAAGCCTTCGGTGTCTACTGTGAAGGAGAGTTTAAATGGGATTGTGGGTACCCTTACTTGGCAGTTGTTCTCAATTTTAGCCAGTCATGGGCCTTATACTGTCTGGTTCAGTTCTATGGTGCAACCAAAGATGAGCTGGCGCACATAAATCCCCTTGCCAAGTTTCTAACATTCAAGTCAATCGTGTTCTTGACTTGGTGGCAAGGTGTTGCCATTGCTCTTCTCTCTTCCCTCGGTTTGTTCAAAAGTTCCATTGCACAGAGCTTGCAGTTGAAGACTAGTgttcaagatttcatcatttgCATTGAG ATGGGTATTGCTTCGGTTGTTCACCTGTATGTATTCCCAGCAAAACCTTACGGTCTAATGGGAGATCGCTTTACTGGATCTGTATCAGTTCTCGGGGACTATGCATCCGTGGACTGTCCTATTGATCCCGATGAGATTAGGGACAGTGAGAGACCAACGAAGGTCCGCCTTCCACATCCTAACGTTGATATCAGAAGTGGTATGACCATCAAAGAAAGCATGAGAGATGTTTTCGTTGGTGGTGGTGAATAC ATTGTGAAAGACGTCAGGTTCACAGTGACTCAAGCAGTCGAGCCTATGGAGAAGAGCATTACAAAGTTTAATGAGAAACTTCACAAGATCTCACAGAACATAAAGAAACACGACAAAGACAAGAGAAGAGTTAAGGATGACAGTTGcatgtcatcatcatcatctagtCGGCGAGTGATTCGCGGGATCGATGATCCGCTTTTAAATGGGAGTTTTAGTGACAGCGGAGTTACAAGGACCAAAAAGCACCGGCGCAAATCAGGTTACACGAGCGCGGAAAGCGGGGGAGAGAGCAGTAGTGATCAAGCTTATAGTGGATTTGAAGTAAGGGGCCGTAGATGGATCACAAAGGATTAA
- the LOC106435553 gene encoding protein LAZ1 isoform X2 gives MDISSTLLAYSAPAWASFMAGAFLILTLSLSLYLVFDHLSTYKNPEEQMFLIGVILMVPCYSIESFASLVNPSISVDCGILRDCYESFAMYCFGRYLVACLGGEDRTIEFMQRQGRKSFKTPLLLDHNDDKGTIKHPFPMNLFLKPWRLSHWFYQVVKFGIVQYMIIKSLTALTALILEAFGVYCEGEFKWDCGYPYLAVVLNFSQSWALYCLVQFYGATKDELAHINPLAKFLTFKSIVFLTWWQGVAIALLSSLGLFKSSIAQSLQLKTSVQDFIICIEFVLVQRRWVLLRLFTCMYSQQNLTV, from the exons ATGGATATATCATCAACGCTTCTAGCTTACTCGGCTCCGGCTTGGGCAAGCTTTATGGCCGGTGCTTTTTTGATTCTCACCCTCTCCCTTTCCTTGTATCTTGTCTTCGATCACCTTTCTACTTACAAGAACCCTGAG gagCAAATGTTTTTGATCGGAGTCATCCTCATGGTCCCTTGCTATTCAATTGAGTCT TTTGCATCCCTTGTCAACCCATCCATCAGCGTTGACTGCGGCATTCTACGTGACTGCTATGAATCCTTTGCCATGTACTGTTTTGGTCGCTACCTTGTTGCCTGCTTAGGTGGGGAAGATAGGACCATTGAGTTTATGCAACGACAAGGCCGCAAGAGCTTTAAGACTCCCCTCTTACTTGATCACAATGACGATAAGGGAACTATTAAACATCCTTTCCCTATGAATCTTTTCTTAAAACCCTGGAGGCTCAGTCACTGGTTCTATCAAGTTGTTAAGTTTGGTATCGTTCAATAT ATGATTATAAAGTCTCTCACTGCCCTCACTGCCCTCATTCTTGAAGCCTTCGGTGTCTACTGTGAAGGAGAGTTTAAATGGGATTGTGGGTACCCTTACTTGGCAGTTGTTCTCAATTTTAGCCAGTCATGGGCCTTATACTGTCTGGTTCAGTTCTATGGTGCAACCAAAGATGAGCTGGCGCACATAAATCCCCTTGCCAAGTTTCTAACATTCAAGTCAATCGTGTTCTTGACTTGGTGGCAAGGTGTTGCCATTGCTCTTCTCTCTTCCCTCGGTTTGTTCAAAAGTTCCATTGCACAGAGCTTGCAGTTGAAGACTAGTgttcaagatttcatcatttgCATTGAG TTTGTGTTGGTCCAACGCAGATGGGTATTGCTTCGGTTGTTCACCTGTATGTATTCCCAGCAAAACCTTACGGTCTAA